The Aspergillus oryzae RIB40 DNA, chromosome 5 genome segment AATAACCTTCGGCTGAATTGGCTATGTGTATACTGCGCTTAACCGAGGCAGATGATTATCCAAATTACCCTTGATATCGTTTTACTGCATTTAAAAGCGTTGGGATTCTGCCTTGCCTAATTATGGATATACGGTATGGTATAGTATGAGAGCATCTGGCGAGGATACTTTCCACCCATGTACTTGCGAGTCTTCTCACAATCAAATACTCTATATGATTATGGTGTGGATGGTTATGGACTAAGAGAGTAGTACTAGATCGCTTCTGGTAACTCTTCACGACATCAACACCGTTCAAAAACACGATATAGACCCTTCAAATCAGCTACCTCAACAACACCCCGAAGAAGTCGATTCGTCGCAACTAGGCGAGATCGAAGCGCTGGGAAGACCACATGTTCCAGCATCCGAGCTATTTGTAATCGACGATTCTTAGTGAgttcttcttccatatcaacatccgGGGATACCTCGTTCCCATCATTttctgctggtggtggagggggcGGCAGTTGCTCTGGCGTATAGAACGCCGCGAGCTCCCGCAGGAACGTGCGGAAGCAGTCTTCCTCACTTGTCCAGTCGACATACGGACCAAGTCGAAGGAGGAACCGGGGCAGTTTTCCCAGACACGGGAGATAGCCTTTAAGTAAGAGTGGGAGGGAGAGCAGTTCGCCCTCTGCAGAGATTTGGAGTGAGAAATACTCATTGAGCATCTCGCGTCTGTCTATGAGTGCTCTGGCGACTAGGTCTGGTGCGTTGTCGAAGATTTCATTTTTCTCGCTTGACTTTGCTTTTCGGCTGCTGGGGGCTTCTCGTTCGGCGTCGGCTGCAatctggaggagatcgatgaGCTTAGGTGCTGGGTCTAGTTTTATGACGCCGAAGTTGCCGAAGTCTGTGAGTCCGATTTGGTAGAAGAACTCGTTGCAGAACATCCCATAGTCGATGAGGTAGAGTTTCACTCCTGATTGGATGGCTGTTATGCGTCGTCGCTCATCGACGAGGCCGACGTAGGTGTGGGAGGCGATGGTTTCCGTCAGCGTGTTGTGCATTGCGTTGCGGACGCTTGCGCGCAGGTTCTTCACGGATGTGAGGGCGATCCGAAGTGGTTCGCGATCGGTGGTTTCGTATTGCAGGCCTTCGTCTAGAATACCAGAGGTTGTTTCCGCTTCTGTAGCACTGAGGACTGCGGGTGATAGCATGGAGGTGATTTTGCGTACTTTGGAGTCTGTGCGGACCAGATTATGTTCGTATGGCTTCTTCGTTGTTGCTGGCGTTTTAGGAGTACGGCCTTCAGCGTCTGTCGAATCGGGGTCGCGAGGTGCCGGCTCCATTGTTCTAAcgccaggaagaagagtttgCGTCAGGAACGTTCGGCTTGAGTCAACCTGGGTAAGATTTGACTTAATCTCCTGGCATATACACTcgatgatctcatcctcgtttAGAAAG includes the following:
- a CDS encoding mismatch repair ATPase MLH1 (DNA mismatch repair protein - MLH1 family) yields the protein MDPEMDVDAPEPRGTKRAAEEDEASKKPKRIRALDPDVVNKIAAGEIIVAPMHALKELIENAVDAGSTSLEILVKDGGLKLLQITDNGHGIDRDDLPILCERFTTSKLKQFEDLSSIGTYGFRGEALASISHIAHLTVTTKTAGSSCAWRAHYSNGKLVAPKPGQPAAPKATAGRGGTQITVEDLFYNVPTRRRAFRSASEEYAKILDVVGRYAVHCSGVAFSCRKHGDSGVSISTPVTANTIDRIRQIHGSAVANELVEFKSEDRKLGFRSSGYVTNANYHVKRTVILLFINHRSVESTAVKRAIEQTYSSFLPKGGHPFAYIDLEIEPHRVDVNVHPTKREVNFLNEDEIIECICQEIKSNLTQVDSSRTFLTQTLLPGVRTMEPAPRDPDSTDAEGRTPKTPATTKKPYEHNLVRTDSKVRKITSMLSPAVLSATEAETTSGILDEGLQYETTDREPLRIALTSVKNLRASVRNAMHNTLTETIASHTYVGLVDERRRITAIQSGVKLYLIDYGMFCNEFFYQIGLTDFGNFGVIKLDPAPKLIDLLQIAADAEREAPSSRKAKSSEKNEIFDNAPDLVARALIDRREMLNEYFSLQISAEGELLSLPLLLKGYLPCLGKLPRFLLRLGPYVDWTSEEDCFRTFLRELAAFYTPEQLPPPPPPAENDGNEVSPDVDMEEELTKNRRLQIARMLEHVVFPALRSRLVATNRLLRGVVEVADLKGLYRVFERC